In the genome of Eggerthella sp. YY7918, one region contains:
- the ahcY gene encoding adenosylhomocysteinase, with protein sequence MTESYDIKDIDLADAGLARIEWAARDMPVLASIRERFAKERPLEGVRIGACMHVTTETANLMRALAASGAEVALCASNPLSTQDDTAASLVRDFGIKVFAVTGEDMDTYRRHIDAVIATNPQIIMDDGADLDTALHTTHIDKLEGVIGGTEETTTGVVRLVSMAKEGTLGYPVFNVNDANTKHCFDNHYGTGQSTLDGIVRATNRLLCGRTIVISGYGYCGSGLALRAKGMGMRVIVCEVDPLKALEAHMEGYEVMPAAEAARFADVWVTVTGNCKVVDAPAFENMKDGAIVCNSGHFDSEINLEWLREHAVKVEEIKPLVEEYTLADGRTVIVLAQGRLVNLSCAEGHPASVMDMSFANQALAAEYLFQHAGELENKVYDVPAAIDDGVARVKLETLGVKIDTLTEEQIAYMNSWNF encoded by the coding sequence ATGACCGAGAGCTACGACATCAAAGACATCGACCTTGCCGACGCAGGGCTTGCCCGCATCGAGTGGGCGGCGCGCGACATGCCCGTGCTGGCGTCCATCCGCGAGCGCTTCGCGAAGGAGCGCCCGCTTGAGGGCGTGCGCATCGGCGCGTGCATGCACGTGACCACCGAGACGGCGAACCTCATGCGCGCGCTGGCGGCCTCGGGCGCCGAGGTGGCGCTGTGCGCCAGCAACCCGCTTTCCACCCAAGACGACACCGCCGCCTCGCTCGTGCGCGACTTCGGCATCAAGGTGTTCGCCGTCACCGGCGAGGACATGGACACCTACCGCCGCCACATCGACGCGGTCATCGCCACGAACCCGCAGATCATCATGGACGACGGCGCCGACCTGGACACCGCGCTGCACACCACCCACATTGACAAGCTGGAAGGCGTCATCGGCGGCACCGAGGAAACCACCACGGGCGTGGTGCGCCTTGTGTCCATGGCGAAGGAGGGCACGCTGGGCTACCCCGTGTTCAACGTCAACGACGCGAACACGAAGCACTGCTTCGACAACCACTACGGCACGGGCCAGTCCACGCTCGACGGCATCGTGCGCGCCACGAACCGCCTTTTGTGCGGGCGCACCATCGTGATCTCGGGCTACGGCTACTGCGGCAGCGGGCTCGCCCTGCGCGCCAAGGGCATGGGCATGCGCGTGATCGTGTGCGAGGTGGACCCGCTGAAGGCGCTGGAGGCGCACATGGAGGGCTACGAGGTCATGCCCGCCGCCGAGGCGGCGCGCTTCGCCGACGTGTGGGTGACGGTCACCGGCAACTGCAAGGTGGTGGACGCGCCCGCGTTCGAGAACATGAAGGACGGCGCCATCGTGTGCAACTCCGGGCACTTCGACAGCGAGATCAACCTGGAGTGGCTGCGCGAGCACGCCGTGAAGGTGGAGGAGATCAAGCCGCTCGTGGAGGAGTACACGCTTGCCGACGGGCGCACGGTCATCGTCCTGGCGCAGGGGCGCCTCGTGAACCTGAGCTGCGCCGAGGGGCACCCGGCGTCCGTCATGGACATGAGCTTCGCGAACCAGGCGCTCGCGGCCGAGTACCTCTTCCAGCATGCGGGCGAGCTGGAGAACAAGGTGTACGACGTGCCCGCCGCCATCGACGACGGCGTGGCGCGCGTGAAGCTGGAGACTCTGGGCGTGAAGATAGACACCCTCACCGAGGAGCAGATCGCCTACATGAACAGCTGGAACTTTTAA
- a CDS encoding (2,3-dihydroxybenzoyl)adenylate synthase — translation MRRATDVGFTLVERIAQWEREYGANIAVRDRETTYTYTELFDAARRFASCLASEGIEAGDRIVLQLPNKAESLIILFGSVMRGCIPVLALPTHRKAEISHFCSKSNASCLIVPCSSPAYDYESLAKAIKKDNPRLKCFVIGSSDQYRSVSDMRGELWQATAPHSSSILFLLPSGGTTGLPKLIPRSNFSYVYNFVEAASRSLFSEKTKYLAALSICHNLPLACPGALGALEKGGTVILAESVSPDEVFPLISSAKVTTITAVPSAVNLWMDALDWYPVDLSSLESIHVGGARFTAKDAKRLSAAFSCAVQQSYGMTEGILTLTSPEAPEEIAFTTQGFPLSENDRPLIIGQDGQPCADGEEGELIWKGPYLMSGYYEDEYSTLRSFDSEGFYHTGDLAVRDPCGNFKITGRLKNTINRGGETFSAEDVEASLREMPGIVDVAVCGIPDQALGEKTCAFIVCSGDAPNLESIREFLNNIGIAPFKHPDRVEIRELLPLTPIGKIDLNALKTSIR, via the coding sequence ATGAGAAGGGCAACCGACGTTGGTTTCACTCTTGTTGAACGTATTGCGCAATGGGAGCGTGAATATGGGGCAAATATTGCGGTTCGCGACAGAGAAACCACGTATACTTACACTGAGCTATTTGATGCGGCAAGGCGATTCGCCTCTTGCCTTGCTTCGGAGGGGATAGAAGCTGGGGACAGGATCGTCCTTCAGCTTCCGAACAAAGCTGAATCTCTTATAATCTTGTTCGGGTCAGTAATGAGAGGATGCATCCCCGTACTTGCTTTGCCGACTCATCGCAAAGCGGAAATCTCTCATTTCTGCTCAAAGTCAAATGCATCCTGCCTAATTGTTCCGTGTTCTTCCCCGGCTTATGATTACGAGTCCTTAGCAAAAGCCATCAAAAAGGACAATCCAAGGCTAAAATGTTTTGTCATCGGATCTTCCGATCAATATCGATCAGTTTCGGATATGCGCGGAGAGCTCTGGCAAGCCACAGCACCCCACTCCTCATCAATTTTGTTCCTGCTTCCGTCGGGTGGTACAACAGGACTCCCTAAACTTATTCCTCGCTCAAATTTCAGCTATGTGTACAATTTCGTGGAAGCGGCTTCCCGATCGCTTTTTTCCGAAAAAACAAAATACCTAGCAGCTTTGTCGATATGCCATAATTTGCCGCTCGCATGCCCCGGCGCACTTGGTGCGCTAGAAAAAGGAGGCACCGTCATTTTGGCGGAAAGCGTGAGTCCCGATGAAGTGTTTCCATTGATCTCTTCTGCAAAAGTGACGACAATAACAGCAGTTCCATCGGCGGTAAACCTCTGGATGGACGCACTCGACTGGTATCCTGTTGATCTTTCAAGCCTTGAGTCCATCCATGTAGGAGGTGCGCGATTTACCGCAAAAGATGCCAAGAGGCTTTCTGCCGCTTTCTCTTGCGCTGTCCAGCAATCATACGGCATGACTGAAGGAATATTGACGCTGACAAGCCCTGAAGCGCCAGAGGAAATCGCCTTTACCACCCAAGGCTTCCCCCTTTCCGAAAACGATCGCCCTCTTATCATCGGACAAGATGGGCAACCTTGCGCAGACGGCGAAGAAGGGGAATTGATATGGAAAGGACCGTATCTGATGAGTGGATATTACGAAGATGAATATTCTACTCTGCGCTCTTTTGATTCGGAAGGATTTTATCATACGGGGGATTTAGCGGTGAGGGATCCCTGCGGCAACTTCAAAATCACGGGACGTCTGAAAAACACAATAAACCGTGGCGGTGAGACTTTCTCGGCGGAAGACGTAGAGGCAAGTCTTAGAGAAATGCCCGGCATCGTAGACGTAGCCGTCTGCGGGATACCGGATCAAGCCCTTGGCGAAAAGACGTGTGCGTTTATCGTTTGCAGCGGCGATGCGCCCAACTTGGAATCCATAAGGGAGTTTTTAAACAACATAGGAATCGCCCCATTCAAGCATCCAGACAGAGTAGAGATTCGTGAGTTGTTGCCCCTGACCCCCATAGGAAAAATTGATTTAAATGCTCTTAAGACCTCGATACGCTAG
- the metK gene encoding methionine adenosyltransferase — translation MTIEQRPSLSIALPKSYLFTSESVTEGHPDKMCDQISDAILDAIISKEIELEREGYIAPSGQPADVSRMRCACETLATTGLVAVAGEIRTQAYVDVPAIVREVVCGIGYDRAKYGFDGTTCGVVNAIHEQSPDIAQGVDESWEAAHGGAADDPYERIGAGDQGMMFGYACDETSTLMPMPIYLAQRMSERLAAVRKDGTLDYLRPDGKTQVSVRYEDGAPKWVEKVVVSTQHAEEAPYERLRADVVEQVVRPVLAGEGVALSPDAEIHVNPTGRFVIGGPMGDCGLTGRKVIVDTYGGMGRHGGGAFSGKDCTKVDRSAAYAARWVAKNVVAAGLAARCEVQVAYAIGVARPVSLMVETFGTEKAAVGAIERAVAEVFDLRPGAIIDALDLRRPIYRKTAAYGHFGRELPEFTWERTDRAEDLRKTCRLA, via the coding sequence ATGACGATAGAGCAAAGGCCAAGCTTATCGATCGCTTTGCCAAAATCCTACCTGTTCACGTCCGAATCCGTCACCGAGGGGCATCCCGACAAGATGTGCGACCAGATATCGGACGCCATCTTGGACGCCATCATCTCCAAGGAGATAGAGCTCGAGCGCGAGGGCTACATCGCCCCCAGCGGGCAGCCCGCCGACGTGTCGCGGATGCGCTGCGCGTGCGAGACGCTTGCGACCACGGGGCTCGTGGCCGTGGCGGGCGAGATCCGCACGCAGGCGTACGTGGACGTGCCGGCCATCGTGCGCGAGGTGGTGTGCGGCATCGGCTACGACCGCGCCAAGTACGGCTTCGACGGCACCACCTGCGGCGTGGTGAACGCCATCCACGAGCAGAGCCCCGACATCGCGCAGGGCGTGGACGAGAGCTGGGAGGCGGCCCACGGCGGGGCCGCGGACGACCCCTACGAGCGCATCGGCGCGGGCGACCAGGGCATGATGTTCGGCTACGCCTGCGACGAGACGAGCACCCTCATGCCCATGCCCATCTACCTGGCCCAGCGCATGAGCGAGCGCCTCGCCGCCGTGCGCAAGGACGGCACGCTCGACTACCTGCGCCCCGACGGCAAGACCCAGGTGAGCGTGCGCTACGAGGACGGCGCGCCGAAGTGGGTGGAGAAGGTGGTCGTGTCCACGCAGCACGCCGAGGAGGCGCCCTACGAGCGGCTGCGCGCCGACGTGGTGGAGCAGGTGGTGCGCCCGGTGCTGGCCGGCGAGGGCGTGGCGCTCTCGCCCGACGCGGAGATCCACGTGAACCCCACGGGCCGCTTCGTCATCGGCGGGCCGATGGGCGACTGCGGCCTCACGGGCCGCAAGGTCATCGTGGACACCTACGGCGGCATGGGACGGCACGGCGGCGGGGCCTTCTCCGGCAAGGACTGCACGAAGGTGGACCGCTCGGCGGCCTACGCGGCGCGCTGGGTGGCGAAGAACGTGGTTGCCGCGGGCCTGGCCGCGCGCTGCGAGGTGCAGGTGGCCTACGCCATCGGCGTGGCGCGCCCCGTGTCGCTCATGGTGGAGACGTTCGGCACCGAGAAGGCGGCGGTGGGGGCCATCGAGCGCGCGGTGGCCGAGGTGTTCGACCTGCGCCCCGGCGCCATCATCGACGCGCTGGATTTGCGCCGCCCCATCTACCGCAAGACGGCCGCCTACGGCCACTTCGGCCGCGAGCTGCCCGAGTTCACCTGGGAGCGCACCGACCGCGCCGAGGATCTGCGAAAGACCTGCAGGCTAGCATAA
- a CDS encoding ABC transporter ATP-binding protein yields the protein MTEQSPENKKSKRKAPHPLFRLLDFAGPYKILTVVGCALSGLHSLLAVMPLVCVWFIMSQFVAVAPQWSEASGAAFYAWLAVGFAVAGVVVYFAALMCTHIAAFRTGNNMRKAATHHLSKVPLGYYDEHSTGELRRVIDGCAGQTESVLAHKFPDFVGALITPVVFVVVMFIFDWAMGLACLVPIAVSFACIWRMMGGGGSDENSSYLTFVSNYQQALNRMNAAATEYVRGMPVVKVFQQTVDSFNAFKEAILQYRDMAHGYSKLCEKPQVVQIVAINSTFAVLVPASILLAGAAGDFASFFTDFLFYVVFSAVTTSMMTKILYASEAAAMAQDAVMRIEGILSTPEMPCCSAKGGRASGTCDIVFEGVSFTYPGADAPAVKNVSFAIPEGETMALVGPSGGGKSTIASLVPRFWDVDEGRVLVGGVDVRDVPRSELMDSVSFVFQNTRLFKRSLIDNIRFARPSATRAEVEAAAHAAQCDDIIAKLPEGLDTVVGAKGVYLSGGECQRIALARAILKDAPIVVLDEATAFADPENEALIQRALARLTHGKTVLMIAHRLSTVVGADRICVVENGAISESGSHGDLVESKGVYRRMWEDYQKSVSWRIGGGANDAA from the coding sequence ATGACGGAACAAAGCCCAGAGAACAAAAAGTCGAAACGCAAAGCACCCCATCCGCTGTTCAGGTTGCTTGACTTCGCAGGGCCTTACAAAATCCTCACCGTGGTGGGCTGCGCCTTGTCTGGTCTGCATTCGTTGCTTGCTGTGATGCCCCTTGTGTGCGTCTGGTTTATCATGTCGCAGTTTGTCGCAGTGGCTCCTCAATGGAGCGAAGCGAGTGGCGCGGCCTTTTACGCATGGCTGGCAGTCGGATTCGCGGTGGCCGGAGTGGTGGTGTACTTCGCGGCGTTGATGTGCACTCATATCGCGGCATTCCGAACCGGCAACAACATGAGGAAGGCCGCGACCCACCATCTCTCCAAGGTTCCCCTTGGCTACTACGACGAGCATTCGACCGGCGAACTAAGGAGGGTGATCGACGGCTGCGCCGGCCAGACCGAGTCCGTGCTTGCCCATAAGTTCCCTGATTTCGTGGGAGCCCTCATCACCCCCGTTGTGTTTGTCGTCGTGATGTTCATCTTCGACTGGGCCATGGGTTTGGCGTGCCTGGTTCCCATCGCGGTGTCCTTCGCGTGCATTTGGAGGATGATGGGAGGGGGAGGCAGCGATGAGAACTCAAGCTATCTGACTTTCGTGTCGAACTACCAGCAGGCATTGAACCGAATGAACGCCGCTGCGACCGAATATGTTCGAGGCATGCCCGTCGTCAAAGTGTTCCAGCAAACGGTCGATTCGTTCAACGCATTCAAGGAGGCCATCCTGCAGTACCGGGATATGGCCCATGGCTATTCGAAGTTGTGCGAAAAACCGCAGGTCGTGCAGATCGTGGCGATCAACTCGACCTTTGCTGTGCTGGTTCCCGCCAGCATCCTGCTTGCGGGGGCAGCAGGGGACTTCGCGTCGTTCTTCACGGACTTCCTCTTCTACGTGGTGTTCAGCGCGGTGACGACATCGATGATGACCAAGATACTGTACGCCTCTGAAGCTGCGGCGATGGCCCAAGATGCCGTGATGCGAATCGAGGGGATCCTATCCACGCCGGAGATGCCTTGCTGTTCTGCGAAAGGCGGGAGGGCGAGCGGGACGTGCGATATCGTTTTTGAAGGGGTGTCTTTCACGTATCCGGGCGCTGACGCACCTGCCGTCAAGAACGTGAGCTTTGCGATTCCCGAAGGAGAAACGATGGCGCTCGTCGGGCCGTCGGGAGGAGGCAAGAGCACCATTGCAAGCCTTGTTCCGAGGTTCTGGGACGTCGATGAAGGACGGGTGCTTGTCGGCGGTGTTGATGTGCGGGATGTTCCCCGTTCGGAACTGATGGATTCCGTTTCCTTCGTCTTCCAAAACACACGGCTTTTCAAGCGCAGCCTCATTGACAACATCAGATTCGCGCGCCCGTCGGCTACGCGCGCGGAGGTGGAGGCGGCCGCGCACGCGGCGCAATGCGACGACATCATCGCGAAGCTGCCCGAGGGCTTGGACACGGTGGTCGGCGCGAAGGGCGTCTACCTGTCGGGCGGCGAATGCCAGCGTATCGCGCTTGCCCGGGCCATTCTGAAAGATGCGCCTATCGTGGTCTTGGACGAGGCCACAGCGTTCGCCGATCCGGAAAACGAAGCCCTTATCCAACGTGCGCTCGCGCGTCTTACGCACGGCAAGACCGTTCTCATGATTGCACACCGGCTATCGACCGTGGTGGGCGCGGACAGGATCTGCGTCGTGGAGAACGGGGCCATCTCGGAATCGGGATCCCACGGGGATCTTGTCGAAAGCAAGGGAGTGTATCGCCGGATGTGGGAGGACTATCAGAAATCAGTCTCTTGGAGAATCGGAGGGGGTGCCAACGATGCTGCGTGA
- a CDS encoding ABC transporter ATP-binding protein — protein MLREKFALTERGAFEFKRGAFFCALANLVMMAPIGVLCMATNDYLDHLLDPSKPLPALGGYLAAIVVILLLMLLTQWLEYHFTYNVVYGESARKRIELAEVLRRLPLSFFGRRDLSDLTTTIMKDCADQERMFSHIMPLLFGTGASTILISIMLLLFNWKMAIAALWVLPIALLIIAFSRKSQDAKGQFLIDRQLDVADGLQEYLECAQEITAANQSETYLEQLDQKIDRAEKAQIVSELSSAVPVSAAQAFLKLGIASTVLVGALLLASGELEFMVYFCFLLVVTRFYDPINTVLEVVTELLNLKLGIKRMHSIEHERPQTGSMEFEPANHDISFDNVTFSYEGGEKVLSNVSFVAKEGEVTALVGPSGGGKSTAAKLAARFWDADDGVVSIGGVDVSTVDPEALLVDFAQVFQDVVLFDDTIMQNIRLGRPDATDEEVFAAARAANCDDFVSRMPKGYETRIGENGALLSGGERQRISIARAILKNAPIVLLDEATASLDVENETKVQEALSCLLERKTVLVIAHRMRTVMSADKIVVLDGGRVAEQGKPSELMEREDSLFKKMVELQSSTGRILN, from the coding sequence ATGCTGCGTGAGAAGTTCGCTTTGACCGAGCGGGGTGCTTTCGAGTTCAAGAGAGGCGCGTTCTTCTGCGCTCTCGCCAACCTCGTCATGATGGCACCCATTGGCGTGCTGTGCATGGCGACCAACGACTACCTGGATCATCTGCTCGACCCCTCGAAGCCCCTCCCTGCTCTTGGTGGCTATCTTGCAGCCATCGTCGTCATACTCCTGCTCATGCTGCTGACCCAATGGCTCGAATACCATTTCACCTACAATGTCGTGTACGGCGAGAGTGCCAGAAAGCGGATCGAGCTTGCCGAGGTGCTGCGCAGATTGCCCCTTTCCTTTTTCGGAAGGCGCGACCTCTCGGACCTCACCACCACCATCATGAAGGACTGCGCCGATCAGGAGCGCATGTTCTCCCATATCATGCCCCTTTTGTTCGGAACCGGCGCGTCGACCATATTGATCTCGATCATGCTTCTGCTCTTCAACTGGAAGATGGCCATCGCCGCCCTCTGGGTTCTTCCCATCGCCTTGCTCATCATCGCCTTCTCTCGGAAGAGCCAAGATGCGAAGGGGCAGTTTCTCATCGACCGCCAGCTTGACGTTGCGGACGGCTTGCAGGAGTACCTCGAATGCGCCCAAGAGATCACGGCGGCGAACCAATCGGAAACGTATCTCGAGCAACTGGATCAGAAGATCGATCGCGCGGAGAAGGCCCAGATCGTCTCGGAGCTTTCGAGTGCCGTTCCCGTGTCGGCCGCGCAAGCGTTCCTCAAGCTCGGAATAGCTTCGACCGTCCTCGTCGGAGCCCTGCTTTTGGCATCGGGGGAACTAGAGTTCATGGTGTACTTCTGCTTCCTTCTCGTGGTGACGAGATTCTACGATCCGATCAACACCGTGCTTGAAGTTGTGACGGAGCTTCTCAATCTCAAGCTCGGAATCAAGCGCATGCACTCCATCGAGCACGAGCGGCCTCAAACCGGGTCGATGGAATTCGAGCCGGCGAATCACGACATTTCTTTCGACAACGTGACTTTTTCGTACGAAGGAGGCGAGAAGGTTCTCTCGAACGTCTCATTTGTTGCGAAGGAGGGCGAGGTGACCGCCTTGGTCGGTCCGAGCGGGGGCGGCAAGTCCACCGCGGCCAAGCTGGCTGCCCGTTTCTGGGATGCCGACGATGGCGTTGTGAGCATCGGAGGCGTGGACGTTTCGACCGTCGACCCCGAGGCCCTTCTCGTCGATTTCGCCCAAGTGTTCCAGGATGTGGTTCTGTTCGACGACACGATCATGCAGAACATCCGACTCGGTAGGCCAGATGCCACGGATGAGGAGGTGTTTGCGGCGGCTCGGGCGGCGAACTGCGATGATTTTGTCTCCCGCATGCCGAAGGGCTATGAAACGAGGATAGGCGAGAACGGCGCGCTTTTGTCCGGAGGCGAGCGCCAGCGCATATCGATTGCCCGGGCGATCCTCAAAAACGCCCCCATTGTTCTTCTGGATGAGGCGACCGCTTCACTTGACGTTGAAAATGAGACGAAGGTGCAGGAGGCGCTATCGTGTCTCCTTGAACGCAAAACCGTGCTGGTCATCGCGCACCGGATGAGAACCGTGATGAGCGCCGACAAAATCGTGGTGCTGGATGGAGGCCGCGTTGCCGAGCAAGGAAAGCCGTCGGAGCTCATGGAGCGCGAAGACAGCCTGTTCAAGAAAATGGTGGAGCTTCAGTCGTCGACGGGTCGGATTTTGAATTAA
- a CDS encoding TetR/AcrR family transcriptional regulator: MGSTRQTAGLPAIDVTSICDAALKLTKEFGIDGWPIRQLAKEINAYPGVINYHVGRREDVVHLVIEHVNAEIDLPEPRENWKRWFKLLLEGMRSTLRKYPGVARRLAAVGPGLGESDRIINCGIQVLRDAGFGDWSTLVYSVLLCQTCAFVATEDDRDKMDDVRKEVGGSYASALSASDPGIAALAKTVKLLTEEESLRRSFFDHQFSVLLDALLGGLEEIFLKG; this comes from the coding sequence ATGGGGTCGACGCGCCAGACAGCCGGCTTGCCAGCAATTGACGTGACTTCTATCTGCGATGCCGCCTTGAAGCTCACCAAAGAATTTGGCATAGATGGTTGGCCTATTCGTCAACTGGCTAAAGAAATTAACGCGTACCCAGGTGTCATTAATTACCACGTTGGTCGAAGAGAAGATGTGGTACATCTTGTTATCGAGCACGTTAATGCCGAAATCGACCTTCCTGAGCCTCGCGAGAATTGGAAACGATGGTTCAAGCTTCTTCTTGAGGGGATGCGTTCCACCCTGAGAAAGTACCCCGGAGTCGCTCGTAGACTCGCTGCCGTAGGTCCTGGCCTTGGGGAATCCGACCGCATTATCAATTGCGGCATTCAAGTGCTGAGAGATGCTGGGTTTGGCGATTGGTCCACTCTTGTTTATTCCGTTTTGCTTTGCCAAACTTGCGCGTTCGTTGCTACCGAGGATGACAGGGACAAAATGGACGATGTGCGCAAAGAGGTGGGGGGTTCGTATGCGAGTGCGCTTTCTGCGTCCGATCCCGGTATTGCCGCTTTGGCAAAAACGGTCAAACTCCTGACCGAAGAAGAAAGCCTGAGGAGAAGTTTTTTTGATCATCAGTTCTCAGTCCTTCTCGATGCTCTTCTCGGCGGATTGGAAGAGATTTTTTTAAAGGGCTGA
- a CDS encoding metal-dependent transcriptional regulator yields the protein MTLSESREDYLENLLILETRSGGFVRQVDMASRMGFSKASISKAMSSLSAEGYVEFRPRGLVRLSNGGRKIAERVYDRHCFFFKVLTNLGIPTEIAQRDACRMEHAMSEESYQALKKELSSKMDVQ from the coding sequence ATGACTTTGAGTGAGTCAAGGGAAGACTATCTAGAAAACCTGCTTATTCTCGAAACTCGTTCTGGTGGTTTTGTAAGGCAAGTGGATATGGCCAGTAGAATGGGTTTTTCCAAGGCGAGCATATCAAAAGCTATGTCCTCCTTGAGCGCGGAAGGATATGTTGAATTTAGGCCTCGAGGTTTGGTTCGCCTTTCAAATGGGGGACGCAAAATCGCTGAAAGAGTTTACGACCGCCATTGCTTCTTCTTCAAGGTTCTTACCAACCTTGGCATTCCGACTGAAATTGCACAAAGGGATGCCTGTCGCATGGAGCACGCAATGAGCGAAGAGTCATATCAGGCTTTAAAAAAGGAGCTGTCGAGCAAGATGGACGTCCAATAA
- the cysK gene encoding cysteine synthase A, with product MIYDNVLQAMGHTPLVRLNRLSEANAAQILVKFEGVNVGGSIKTRTALQMIESAERRGEIGPDSIIVEPTSGNQGIGLALVCAVRGYRARIIMPDSVSEERRKLVRHYGAEVIVVHDAGDIGECISKCIALAKRMASEDPRVYVPQQFENRDNLLAHRYHTALEILEDVKGPIHGFCSGIGTGGTISGIGQALKRLFPDVCIWAVEPESAAILSGGSVGTHLQMGIGDGLIPDILDQGIYDDICVVSDEEAINEARALAREEGLLCGVSGGTNVVAARQLARQLGSGKTVVTLLPDTGERYFSTELFED from the coding sequence ATGATTTACGATAATGTGCTGCAAGCCATGGGGCATACACCTCTCGTTCGTCTCAATCGGTTATCTGAAGCGAATGCCGCACAGATACTCGTTAAGTTTGAGGGCGTTAATGTAGGAGGCTCCATTAAAACGCGCACGGCATTACAGATGATTGAATCCGCCGAACGCCGCGGCGAAATTGGGCCAGATAGTATTATCGTTGAACCTACAAGCGGCAATCAAGGTATAGGGCTCGCGCTTGTGTGTGCTGTGCGCGGTTATCGTGCGCGCATCATTATGCCAGACAGCGTGTCGGAAGAGCGTCGTAAGCTTGTTCGCCACTATGGTGCTGAGGTAATTGTCGTACATGATGCTGGCGATATTGGAGAGTGCATATCCAAATGCATCGCTCTGGCTAAGCGTATGGCTAGCGAGGATCCTCGTGTTTACGTGCCACAGCAGTTCGAGAACAGGGATAATTTACTAGCGCATCGCTATCATACAGCACTTGAGATCTTAGAGGACGTGAAGGGGCCCATACATGGATTCTGCTCGGGCATTGGTACAGGTGGTACTATTTCCGGTATAGGGCAGGCACTCAAACGTCTTTTTCCTGATGTATGCATTTGGGCCGTTGAGCCGGAGAGCGCAGCGATTCTTTCGGGAGGAAGCGTCGGAACGCATTTGCAGATGGGTATCGGCGATGGGCTTATTCCCGATATCCTTGATCAGGGCATCTATGACGATATCTGCGTGGTTTCCGATGAGGAAGCTATCAACGAGGCTCGCGCGCTTGCTCGTGAGGAGGGTTTGCTTTGCGGCGTATCGGGCGGTACAAATGTGGTTGCCGCACGTCAGCTTGCTCGGCAACTTGGTTCGGGCAAGACAGTGGTTACTTTACTGCCCGATACGGGCGAACGATATTTTTCCACTGAATTGTTTGAGGATTAA